In Methanosphaera sp. ISO3-F5, a genomic segment contains:
- a CDS encoding SGNH/GDSL hydrolase family protein encodes MQYLENINDKILNINEDEYVFINFMEHPEYFFGLVNTCNNIVDFNKFPPVVQKEMKQFGEVAVQEMNNLNKSPCGVRIRFKTDSSKIIFKIRLKRKWGYHKMVNWNSMGFDVYNVINNEYIHRTVFSPKDGENLFAEIINNSLNGFLCIFLPSYNVIEEMYIGIEKKSNIFPIEYDGKKNIPIIFYGNSITQGAAASRSSNTFPNMISKKLDKNILNLSISLCCRGSEEMADLIGKFNCSGIVIDYTRNAFNKYEFESRYEKFYKKIREYHPRIRIILMTSSNFNNWKGLDPYDEIVKNTYKNAITNNENTVLLNQKNIFEEDEYDYVCIDGCHYTDYGMNKIADEIIRLLKI; translated from the coding sequence ATGCAATACCTTGAAAATATAAATGATAAAATATTAAACATTAATGAAGATGAATATGTATTCATTAATTTTATGGAACATCCAGAATATTTTTTTGGATTAGTGAATACTTGTAATAATATAGTAGATTTTAATAAATTTCCTCCGGTTGTTCAAAAAGAAATGAAACAATTTGGAGAAGTTGCTGTTCAAGAAATGAATAATTTAAATAAATCTCCTTGTGGTGTTAGAATTCGTTTTAAAACGGATTCATCGAAAATAATATTTAAAATTAGATTAAAACGAAAATGGGGCTATCATAAGATGGTTAATTGGAATTCTATGGGTTTTGATGTTTATAATGTTATAAACAATGAATATATTCATAGAACTGTTTTTTCACCAAAAGACGGAGAAAATTTGTTTGCAGAAATTATAAATAATTCATTAAATGGATTTTTATGCATATTTTTACCAAGTTATAATGTAATCGAAGAAATGTATATAGGTATTGAAAAAAAATCTAATATTTTTCCGATAGAATATGATGGAAAGAAAAATATCCCAATAATATTTTATGGAAATTCAATTACCCAAGGTGCTGCAGCTTCAAGAAGTAGTAATACTTTTCCAAATATGATAAGTAAAAAATTAGATAAAAATATATTAAATTTATCAATTTCTTTATGTTGTAGAGGCTCTGAAGAAATGGCAGATTTAATTGGTAAATTTAATTGTTCAGGAATAGTTATTGATTATACAAGAAATGCATTTAATAAATATGAATTCGAAAGTAGATATGAAAAATTTTATAAAAAAATAAGAGAATATCATCCAAGAATAAGAATTATTTTAATGACATCATCAAATTTTAATAATTGGAAAGGACTCGATCCATATGATGAGATAGTTAAAAATACTTATAAAAATGCTATCACAAATAATGAGAATACAGTACTTCTAAATCAAAAAAATATTTTTGAAGAAGATGAGTATGATTATGTGTGTATAGATGGATGCCATTACACAGATTATGGAATGAATAAAATTGCAGATGAAATAATTAGATTACTAAAAATATAA
- a CDS encoding SGNH/GDSL hydrolase N-terminal domain-containing protein yields MNKNTNTTNKIIETKDKKILKYEIHPNQNIIQKNEPFNFKTNANKITIKYNVKNKNTGNYPHVGITAREGLTILYKKNNQWYNIETYARYNEKTIDLTQMINDNKEHEYIIYGPILSNLTNISIEIDNQKEIKNNQPNYEKNILILGGIHSYGIGCTTTGTMFPNILKRKTKHKIDTITFNNRNYLDKINYYLKNNNIKKYDLIIFEIDYYNQDDSIVQENLNEILQQLTLKTQNIICWSTINNTKKQKITNIKKTTKKYKEIKYFNFSELYDSNNKDICTSSNYYINDTGNIMLYKKFSNIIKEI; encoded by the coding sequence ATGAATAAAAACACAAACACAACAAACAAAATAATAGAAACAAAAGATAAAAAAATATTAAAATACGAAATTCACCCAAACCAAAACATAATACAAAAAAACGAACCATTCAACTTCAAAACAAACGCAAACAAAATAACAATAAAATACAACGTCAAAAATAAAAATACAGGAAACTACCCCCATGTTGGAATAACCGCAAGAGAAGGACTAACAATACTATATAAAAAAAATAACCAATGGTACAACATCGAAACATACGCCAGATATAATGAAAAAACAATCGACTTAACACAAATGATAAATGACAACAAAGAACATGAATACATAATTTACGGACCAATACTAAGCAACCTAACCAACATATCAATAGAAATAGATAACCAAAAAGAAATAAAAAACAACCAACCAAACTACGAAAAAAACATACTAATACTAGGCGGAATTCACAGCTATGGAATTGGATGCACAACAACCGGAACAATGTTCCCCAACATATTAAAAAGAAAAACAAAACACAAAATCGACACAATAACATTCAACAATAGAAATTACTTAGACAAAATAAATTACTACCTAAAAAACAATAACATAAAAAAATATGACTTAATAATATTCGAAATAGATTATTATAACCAAGATGATTCAATAGTACAAGAAAATTTAAACGAAATACTACAACAACTAACTCTAAAAACACAAAATATAATCTGCTGGTCAACAATCAACAACACAAAAAAACAAAAAATCACCAACATCAAAAAAACAACAAAAAAATATAAAGAAATTAAATATTTCAACTTTTCAGAACTATATGATTCAAATAATAAAGATATATGTACTTCAAGTAATTATTACATTAATGACACAGGAAACATAATGTTATATAAAAAATTTTCAAATATAATAAAGGAGATTTAA
- a CDS encoding DUF6270 domain-containing protein: MINLAFFGSCASIDTFRSIFNPNYKEYFNRELHGVRMSMISLTSKAVPFDKKYIDIPESITDYLSRKSYIYDDLNKTFFDKLNDNIDYLIIDMFFESFFGIIKYNDYIFTNNFWDYPHTTFFKNMKNKEVITVETNPEEYYKLWTKSCDQFFKKMKKDHPNITIILNKVKLTPWGLNSNKNIIFDEPFNKLNEIHNPMIKRFEDYIEKNYDVIVINQTQNMLWDEKHE; encoded by the coding sequence ATGATTAACTTAGCTTTTTTCGGATCATGTGCTTCTATCGATACTTTCAGAAGTATCTTTAATCCAAACTATAAAGAATATTTTAATCGTGAACTACATGGAGTAAGAATGTCTATGATTAGTTTAACATCAAAAGCTGTCCCATTTGACAAAAAATATATAGATATACCTGAGTCTATTACAGATTATTTATCACGTAAAAGTTATATTTATGATGATTTGAACAAAACATTCTTTGATAAATTAAATGATAATATTGATTATTTAATTATAGATATGTTCTTTGAATCCTTTTTTGGAATCATTAAATACAATGATTACATTTTTACAAATAATTTCTGGGATTATCCACATACCACCTTTTTCAAAAATATGAAAAATAAAGAAGTAATTACAGTAGAAACAAACCCCGAAGAATATTATAAACTATGGACAAAAAGTTGCGACCAATTTTTCAAAAAAATGAAAAAAGACCACCCAAACATAACAATAATACTAAATAAAGTAAAATTAACTCCTTGGGGTTTAAATTCAAATAAAAATATTATATTTGATGAACCATTTAATAAATTAAATGAAATTCATAATCCTATGATAAAAAGATTCGAGGATTATATAGAAAAAAACTATGATGTAATCGTTATAAATCAAACTCAAAACATGTTATGGGATGAAAAACATGAATAA
- a CDS encoding glycosyltransferase, protein MIFINFEDIPSNNSIPFKFSIIMSVYNSENYLDKSIDSILNQTIGFVNNVQLIIVNDGSTDSSQNIIDYYKKLYPDNIVTIKQENQGQSNARNQGLKYIKGEYINFLDSDDYLSENCLEEVYNTFNSTNVDLVSIKKIYFEQENRENIVNKKYLNKVFNLKEEYPYPVTSVTNTFFNSAKIEKNNITFNENLNFSEDFLFVNTYLLYNSNVCFINQAKYYYRKHMDFLGISDSIIFDKKYYSKRFDECHLKLLDKCLNEFKNVPTFIQENILYDLKEFILNANLNYLLNNFPQIYNNIKKILEHIDEKNLIKTEYINEDFINLFKNIKFNEYNSIDNTHLKKIINNNQKYNENIKVSIIIPVYNVEKYLDECLKSVINQTLKEIEIICIDDGSTDNSLKIIEKYAKEDSRIKIISKKNEGQAIARNLGIDHAIGKYIGFVDSDDFIDKDMFKKLYEKAIQKDLDIVMCAVKTYDDITKKENTNDWYYSLKCFDNFKKPVFNHWHTLEFTNEISVTPINKLYNKNFLLNKNIKFPENIIFEDEVFFYNIYLNAIRMSVIEEPLYTYRINRYGSTVTSNSDNNYKDIVKVFKHIRDIFIKKDRLKIYKKQLYNKMINGCLTRYSQTAPKYKSEFWELLKEDFSSIISFNKTDEDEYKLNINELDIKIRNRTKKLLLSNTYETFKEKDSFKEFTVVMPIYNTEKYLDDAIQSIITQSIGFVHNVQLILVNDGSTDSSQEIIDKYQQLYPDNILSLKQENQGQSSARNYGLNHVKGKYVNFLDSDDYLSYNCFKDVYNFFEKHSDETDVVALPLYQFGRTNSPHILNYKFKKERVIDLLKEPNNPQLTISSTFIKSEMFENIRFKTGFMGSEDANVINKILLNKKTLGVINSSKYFYRRRENEKSTLDTMGNNFLHYTPRLKYHFLDLIKYCLDYELHIPYFIQYMMAYDIQWILNISDINVFKDDMEHEEFLYYLNIILNYIENEVILNNFNIKNKDLKKFFYTLKNGQKIIIENNNVKLKTNKIVLDQLKTHQIWLDIIEIKESKLLISGLFNSYFNREHLSISAIKNNQERYISKPIFYTLRKDKKFLSKIWKYNSSFEIEIPLDSAEINSVNLELNYHKNKNKKDFSKDNLKTVNVGINFNKFCNISKYNKYSIYQDTILTYENNSFKIYPYSYKKLVKLEKDTLKQFKNNDNPVFKHTYKLRLIYLLLFPIIKYFKYLKNIWIFMDRINLAGDNSEALFNYAINQKDNIMKFYVISENSEDYSKLKHKKHIIKYNSLKHKLLYLFADKIIVSHPDEEVHNPFYPYYSYYCGLTTAKKYFIQHGVTVNNVSTWLKRYEKNLSLISTVSKYEHDSFINSGYGYNENIIKILGFPRHDLLKTNKKDIKKQILLVPTWRNNDDNKEELLSSTYFKNLKKLLNNKKLFEILHNNGYKLVFKPHPNLQKYIHLLEIPKEVINGTSIPYDKLFRESSLLITDYSSVSFDFAYLKKPIIYYQYYEQFNFDTKKSYFNYENMGFGEIIKTEDLLIETIRKYLENNCLMKSKYKERVEKFYKFSDNNNCQRNYAWIKNN, encoded by the coding sequence GTGATTTTCATTAATTTTGAGGATATACCTTCAAATAACAGTATTCCATTTAAATTTTCAATTATAATGAGTGTTTATAATTCTGAAAACTATTTAGATAAATCAATTGATTCTATTTTAAATCAGACCATTGGTTTTGTAAACAATGTCCAATTAATTATAGTGAACGATGGAAGTACAGATTCTTCACAAAATATAATAGATTACTATAAAAAATTATACCCAGACAATATTGTAACAATAAAACAAGAAAATCAAGGACAATCAAATGCAAGAAATCAGGGCCTAAAATACATTAAGGGAGAATATATAAATTTTTTAGATAGTGATGATTACTTGTCTGAAAACTGTCTAGAAGAAGTGTATAATACTTTTAATAGTACAAATGTGGATTTAGTTTCAATCAAAAAAATTTATTTTGAACAAGAAAACAGAGAAAATATTGTAAATAAAAAATATTTAAACAAAGTATTCAATTTAAAAGAGGAGTATCCTTATCCAGTTACTTCTGTAACAAATACATTTTTCAACTCAGCAAAAATAGAAAAAAATAACATTACATTTAACGAAAATTTAAATTTTTCAGAAGATTTTTTATTCGTAAATACTTATTTATTGTATAATAGCAATGTTTGTTTTATAAATCAAGCAAAGTATTATTACAGAAAACATATGGACTTTTTAGGAATTTCTGATAGCATAATATTTGATAAAAAGTATTATTCTAAAAGATTTGATGAATGTCATTTAAAATTATTAGATAAATGTTTAAATGAATTTAAAAATGTTCCAACATTCATTCAAGAAAACATTTTATATGATTTAAAGGAATTCATTTTAAATGCAAATTTAAATTATTTATTAAACAATTTTCCACAAATATATAATAACATTAAAAAAATTCTAGAACATATCGATGAAAAAAATTTAATAAAAACAGAATATATAAATGAAGATTTCATAAATCTGTTTAAAAATATCAAATTTAATGAATATAATTCTATTGACAATACTCATTTAAAGAAAATAATTAATAATAATCAAAAGTATAACGAAAATATCAAAGTCTCCATAATTATCCCAGTATATAATGTTGAAAAATACTTAGACGAATGCTTAAAAAGTGTTATAAATCAAACATTAAAAGAAATAGAAATAATTTGTATTGATGACGGATCAACAGACAATTCTTTAAAAATTATTGAGAAATATGCTAAAGAAGATTCTAGAATAAAAATTATTTCAAAGAAAAATGAAGGTCAAGCAATTGCTCGAAATTTAGGTATTGATCATGCAATTGGAAAATATATAGGTTTTGTAGACAGTGATGATTTCATTGATAAAGATATGTTTAAAAAGTTATATGAAAAAGCTATACAAAAAGATTTAGATATTGTAATGTGTGCTGTTAAGACATATGATGATATTACTAAAAAGGAAAATACAAATGATTGGTATTATTCTTTAAAATGTTTTGATAACTTTAAAAAACCAGTTTTTAATCATTGGCACACCTTAGAATTTACTAATGAAATATCAGTTACCCCTATTAATAAATTATATAATAAAAATTTTTTATTAAACAAGAATATTAAATTTCCAGAAAATATAATATTTGAAGATGAAGTATTTTTCTATAATATATATTTAAATGCTATTAGAATGTCAGTAATTGAAGAACCATTATATACATATCGAATTAATCGATATGGATCTACTGTAACATCTAATTCAGACAATAATTATAAAGACATTGTAAAAGTTTTTAAACATATTAGAGACATTTTCATTAAAAAAGATCGTTTAAAAATATATAAAAAACAATTATATAATAAAATGATTAATGGTTGTTTAACAAGATATTCACAGACTGCACCCAAATATAAATCAGAATTTTGGGAACTTCTTAAAGAAGATTTTAGTAGCATTATATCCTTCAACAAAACAGATGAAGATGAATATAAACTAAATATAAATGAATTAGATATTAAAATTAGAAATAGAACAAAAAAATTATTATTATCCAATACTTATGAAACATTTAAAGAAAAAGATTCATTTAAAGAGTTCACAGTAGTTATGCCCATTTATAATACTGAAAAATATTTAGATGATGCGATTCAATCCATAATAACACAATCAATTGGTTTTGTACATAATGTACAATTAATTTTAGTAAACGATGGAAGTACTGATTCATCCCAAGAAATTATTGATAAATATCAACAGTTATATCCAGATAATATATTATCATTAAAACAAGAAAACCAAGGGCAATCAAGTGCAAGAAATTATGGATTAAACCATGTTAAAGGAAAATATGTTAATTTTTTAGATAGTGATGATTATTTAAGTTATAATTGTTTCAAAGATGTTTATAATTTCTTTGAAAAGCATTCTGATGAAACAGATGTTGTCGCACTCCCCTTATATCAATTTGGAAGAACCAACTCTCCTCACATATTAAATTATAAATTTAAGAAAGAAAGAGTAATTGATCTTTTAAAAGAACCAAACAATCCCCAATTAACTATATCTTCAACATTTATTAAATCGGAAATGTTTGAAAATATTAGATTTAAGACAGGATTTATGGGTTCTGAAGATGCAAATGTAATAAACAAAATATTATTAAATAAAAAAACATTGGGTGTCATTAATTCATCAAAATATTTCTATAGAAGAAGAGAAAATGAAAAATCAACATTGGATACTATGGGAAACAATTTTTTACATTATACTCCTAGACTAAAATATCATTTTTTAGATTTAATTAAATATTGTTTAGACTATGAGTTACATATACCATATTTCATTCAATACATGATGGCGTATGATATTCAATGGATTTTAAATATATCAGACATAAATGTATTTAAAGATGATATGGAACATGAAGAATTTTTATATTATTTAAATATAATCTTAAATTATATAGAAAATGAAGTTATTCTAAATAATTTTAATATTAAAAACAAAGATTTAAAAAAATTTTTTTATACTCTAAAAAATGGACAAAAAATTATTATCGAAAATAATAATGTTAAACTTAAAACAAACAAAATTGTTTTAGATCAATTAAAAACTCATCAAATTTGGTTAGATATAATAGAAATCAAGGAATCAAAATTACTAATTTCAGGATTATTTAATTCATATTTTAATCGGGAACATCTTTCAATATCTGCTATAAAAAATAATCAAGAAAGGTATATATCAAAACCTATTTTTTATACATTACGTAAAGATAAAAAATTTTTATCAAAAATATGGAAATATAACTCAAGTTTTGAAATAGAAATACCTTTAGACTCTGCTGAAATTAATAGTGTAAATCTAGAATTGAATTATCATAAAAATAAGAATAAAAAAGATTTTTCAAAAGATAATTTAAAAACTGTAAATGTAGGTATTAACTTTAATAAATTTTGTAATATATCAAAATATAATAAGTATTCAATTTATCAAGATACTATATTAACATATGAAAATAATTCTTTCAAAATATATCCTTATTCATATAAAAAATTAGTAAAATTAGAAAAAGATACATTAAAACAATTTAAAAATAATGATAATCCTGTATTTAAACATACTTATAAACTAAGACTTATCTATTTACTATTGTTCCCTATAATTAAATATTTTAAATATTTGAAAAATATATGGATTTTTATGGATAGAATAAATCTAGCTGGAGATAATTCTGAAGCATTATTTAATTATGCTATTAATCAAAAGGATAACATAATGAAATTTTATGTAATTAGTGAAAATAGTGAAGATTATTCAAAATTAAAACATAAGAAACACATCATCAAATATAATAGTTTAAAACATAAATTATTATATTTATTTGCTGATAAAATAATAGTTTCACATCCTGATGAAGAAGTACATAATCCATTTTATCCTTATTATTCATATTATTGTGGGTTAACTACTGCAAAAAAATACTTTATTCAACATGGAGTTACAGTAAACAATGTTTCAACTTGGTTAAAAAGATATGAAAAAAATTTATCTTTAATTTCAACTGTTTCAAAATATGAACATGATTCATTTATAAATTCAGGATATGGGTATAATGAAAATATTATAAAAATATTAGGATTTCCTAGACACGATTTATTGAAAACAAACAAAAAAGATATTAAAAAGCAAATATTATTAGTTCCAACTTGGCGAAATAATGATGATAATAAAGAGGAATTGTTATCTTCAACATATTTTAAAAATTTAAAAAAATTATTAAATAATAAAAAATTATTTGAAATATTGCATAACAATGGATATAAATTAGTGTTTAAACCACATCCAAATCTTCAGAAATATATCCATTTATTAGAAATTCCTAAAGAGGTTATTAATGGAACTTCCATTCCATACGATAAATTATTCCGAGAATCATCTTTATTAATTACTGATTATTCATCAGTATCTTTTGATTTTGCATATTTAAAGAAACCTATAATATATTATCAATATTATGAACAGTTTAATTTTGATACTAAAAAAAGTTATTTTAATTATGAAAATATGGGCTTTGGAGAGATTATTAAAACAGAGGACTTGCTAATCGAGACTATAAGAAAATATTTAGAAAATAATTGTTTAATGAAGTCAAAATATAAAGAAAGAGTAGAAAAATTCTACAAATTTTCAGATAATAATAATTGTCAAAGAAATTATGCTTGGATAAAAAATAATTAG
- a CDS encoding glycosyltransferase, which translates to MYDLSIILMGNDDEKIKNIIESILENNDKNDLEKIEFIINNDLAYANLNKRDLFYLNINLINSKDSFNGYNQALNNAKGSYLFFHDLNDTLFNYSINLMISSIKNKGNDILVYDYINVNKNEYIPNKIFSSSNKNSELNINNMDLISNHTILGSYLFKRKLLIDNNIQFRSLLDYNFVFIIETLLHSDNISYLNKILLKHGLKNRSNDFSYYLSKIDTFNYLSDLINNEDPNFLDCLTYELINYIENFIKSDLSKRERFDIIIYGSTFFENFVDKLDKRYDKYNLFLRLIKQRLINESVEVSLLLKNIITEDTVELINLDNREIIFVFYGLEYEIGGMAKAIFNRANILVNQNLNITLINLEPYVNHNILEKFHDYNFIEKNFRKLGYLDENLKLFNIFDYLYKKNSTDKNDTYQSDEYNLINKSKKVNFINDYIIESIDTQDDSEIYYYYDLNDFEDNEITVIKKLNTAPIPTNLEELSISKDFNKKILKSELYIGDTLRIRNEYHKSNYILFERFYGNDGFNFLTIHHHKGPNFILKNKNNKSEIYFKSIQELFGYLLEYYCLSSSNKPFLVNDCSGPIPSIENVSGEVAYTIGNLHSNPYLESHCYGSKMREISILKNIKKLDSLITLTNSEQKDLIKEFKTDNIFVIPNTLDFKEIIELDQMNIPKNNKKFSIFARIASEKNLSDLIQAFAQVTQVDPDVFLCIYGRSLTDDEIKEYEKLKKLIKELHLENNVFFKGHIENVSEEIRTSIATLLVSDIEGMPMVIIESMMNKVPVISYDINFGPRDVITNNVDGFIVKQYDIDELSEKILYLSKHPELSETMGIKARENIMENYSSDKIYTKWANVFQKTYAINTLKKYKLLTDLNENRTRINELENNLNESKLKIKRDNIQLNKNINLLKHEIEQENHNINIIHQDTEHINTTIKYYQVNSKFKRKILFFLPFLYILYCHKDIISTFKLYYKLQDNPWFNIGYYLDKNQDISRKKWCEYLTIELHYVCHGFYEKRLPNHDYKNNLTKEQLINILKEDNNV; encoded by the coding sequence TTGTATGATTTATCTATAATATTAATGGGAAATGATGATGAAAAAATTAAAAATATTATTGAATCAATCCTAGAAAATAATGATAAAAATGATTTAGAAAAAATAGAATTCATTATTAATAATGATTTAGCATATGCTAATCTTAATAAAAGGGACTTATTTTATTTAAATATTAACTTAATTAATTCTAAAGATTCTTTTAATGGTTATAATCAAGCATTAAATAATGCAAAAGGATCTTATTTATTTTTTCATGATTTAAATGATACTCTATTTAATTATTCTATTAATTTAATGATTTCTAGTATAAAAAATAAGGGTAATGATATTTTAGTGTATGATTATATAAACGTAAATAAAAATGAATATATTCCAAATAAAATATTCTCCTCATCAAATAAAAATTCTGAATTAAATATAAATAATATGGATTTGATATCAAATCATACAATTTTAGGATCCTATCTTTTCAAACGAAAGTTATTAATAGATAATAATATCCAATTTAGGTCATTATTGGATTATAACTTCGTATTCATTATAGAAACTTTATTACACAGTGACAATATTAGTTATTTAAATAAAATTCTTCTTAAACATGGCTTAAAAAATAGATCCAATGATTTTTCTTATTATTTGAGTAAAATTGATACATTTAATTATTTATCTGACTTAATTAATAATGAAGATCCAAATTTTTTAGATTGTTTAACTTATGAATTAATTAATTATATTGAGAACTTTATTAAAAGTGATTTAAGTAAAAGAGAAAGATTTGATATAATTATTTATGGAAGTACTTTTTTTGAAAATTTTGTGGATAAATTGGATAAGAGGTATGATAAATATAATTTATTTTTAAGATTAATCAAACAAAGATTAATAAATGAATCAGTTGAAGTATCCCTTTTATTAAAAAATATAATTACTGAAGATACTGTTGAGTTAATTAATTTAGATAATAGGGAAATAATATTTGTTTTTTATGGATTAGAGTATGAAATAGGTGGAATGGCTAAAGCAATTTTCAATAGAGCGAATATATTAGTTAATCAAAACCTTAACATTACACTAATTAATTTAGAACCGTATGTGAACCATAATATATTAGAAAAATTTCATGATTATAATTTTATTGAAAAAAACTTTCGTAAGTTGGGTTATTTAGATGAAAATCTAAAGTTATTTAATATTTTTGATTATTTATATAAAAAAAATTCTACAGATAAAAATGATACATACCAATCAGATGAGTATAACTTAATCAATAAAAGTAAAAAAGTCAATTTCATTAACGATTACATAATTGAATCTATTGATACACAAGATGATTCAGAAATATACTATTATTATGACTTAAATGACTTTGAAGATAATGAAATAACTGTAATTAAAAAACTTAATACAGCACCAATTCCAACAAACCTGGAAGAATTAAGTATTTCAAAAGATTTTAATAAAAAAATTCTTAAATCCGAATTATATATAGGGGATACATTAAGAATTAGGAACGAGTATCATAAATCAAATTATATACTTTTTGAACGTTTTTATGGTAATGATGGATTTAACTTTTTAACTATTCATCATCATAAAGGTCCTAATTTCATTTTGAAAAACAAGAATAATAAATCAGAAATTTACTTCAAAAGTATACAAGAATTATTTGGTTATTTATTAGAATATTACTGTTTAAGTTCTTCAAATAAACCATTTTTAGTAAATGATTGTTCTGGTCCGATACCTAGTATTGAAAATGTATCTGGTGAAGTAGCATATACTATTGGAAATCTGCATTCTAATCCTTATTTAGAATCTCATTGTTATGGAAGTAAGATGAGGGAAATTTCAATATTAAAAAATATTAAAAAATTAGATTCATTAATAACTCTTACTAATTCAGAACAAAAAGATTTAATTAAAGAATTTAAAACAGATAACATATTCGTTATTCCGAATACATTAGATTTTAAGGAAATAATAGAATTAGACCAGATGAATATTCCTAAAAATAATAAAAAATTTTCAATTTTTGCAAGAATTGCGAGTGAAAAAAATTTATCTGATCTAATTCAAGCATTTGCACAAGTTACTCAAGTAGATCCTGATGTTTTTTTATGTATTTATGGAAGATCTTTAACAGATGATGAAATTAAAGAATATGAAAAACTTAAAAAATTAATTAAAGAATTACATTTAGAAAATAATGTTTTCTTTAAGGGACATATTGAAAATGTATCCGAAGAAATAAGAACATCCATAGCTACATTGCTAGTTTCGGATATTGAAGGTATGCCAATGGTTATCATTGAATCTATGATGAATAAAGTACCTGTAATTAGTTATGATATAAATTTTGGGCCAAGGGATGTAATTACTAATAATGTTGATGGATTTATTGTAAAACAATATGATATAGATGAATTATCTGAAAAGATATTGTATCTATCTAAACATCCGGAATTATCAGAGACTATGGGTATCAAGGCAAGGGAAAATATAATGGAAAATTATTCCTCAGATAAAATTTATACTAAATGGGCAAATGTTTTTCAGAAAACTTATGCAATCAATACACTAAAAAAATATAAGCTATTAACGGATTTAAATGAAAACAGGACTAGAATAAACGAATTAGAAAATAATTTAAACGAATCTAAATTAAAAATAAAACGGGATAATATTCAATTAAATAAAAATATTAATTTATTAAAACATGAAATTGAACAAGAAAATCATAATATAAATATTATTCATCAAGATACGGAACATATAAACACTACTATAAAATATTATCAAGTAAACAGTAAGTTTAAAAGAAAAATTTTATTCTTCCTTCCATTTTTATATATTCTGTACTGTCATAAGGATATAATTTCAACATTTAAATTATATTATAAATTACAAGATAATCCTTGGTTTAATATAGGATATTATTTAGATAAAAATCAAGATATTTCCCGTAAGAAATGGTGTGAATATTTAACGATTGAATTACATTATGTTTGTCATGGATTTTATGAAAAACGATTACCAAATCATGATTATAAAAATAATTTAACTAAAGAACAATTAATTAACATTTTAAAAGAGGATAATAATGTATAA